In Trifolium pratense cultivar HEN17-A07 linkage group LG7, ARS_RC_1.1, whole genome shotgun sequence, a genomic segment contains:
- the LOC123893588 gene encoding uncharacterized protein LOC123893588, translated as MVHASAGKRHYKLLCALTAIVLIALWSMFTGSVTLKWSTNNINQFSDDLDSTILDNLDVLEVEEREKVVRHMWDVYTRSHSNYIGLPQFWLEAFEAAYEHLVSDVPAVRDAAVSEIAKMSLALRSHILHQLPLQLQSPLSSKRSRKLKQEKSQRELDHYEDHAFQNNPSPSSYNLTSQMNTSA; from the exons ATGGTGCATGCAAGTGCTGGCAAGAGACACTACAAGTTACTATGTGCCTTGACTGCAATTGTCCTTATAGCTCTTTGGTCTATGTTCACAGGCTCTGTCACCCTCAAATGGTCCACAAACAACATCAATCAATTCTCAGATGACTTGGATTCAACGATTCTTGATAATCTAGATGTGTTG GAAGTGGAGGAAAGAGAGAAGGTGGTGAGGCACATGTGGGATGTGTACACTCGCAGTCATAGTAACTATATTGGATTACCTCAGTTTTGGTTGGAAGCTTTTGAAGCTGCTTATGAGCACTTGGTCAGTGATGTTCCTGCAGTTCGAGACGCTGCTGTTTCAGAAATTGCCAAGATGTCACTAGCACTGCGCTCACACATTTTACACCAACTTCCTCTTCAACTTCAATCACCATTG AGCAGCAAGAGATCAAGAAAACTTAAGCAAGAAAAGAGTCAGAGGGAATTGGATCATTATGAAGACCATGCATTTCAAAATAATCCCTCCCCATCCTCTTATAATCTTACCTCCCAAATGAATACATCTGCATGA
- the LOC123893589 gene encoding uncharacterized protein LOC123893589: protein MRKLCPNFEKENGLDTVLEVPIPEEMLTNMGTNGFNRWQNLKTLMNNAQVADKSSCLSAHTNHEFTALLKLIGAPLIPLQVQSDNTLTRPLRDCSIGDSIGKYIVQQYVAATGGQGALNSLKNMYAMGEVRINGSDMHQSADDNSVGSSRGKAEVGGFVLWQQNPDLWCLELVVSGFKITAGSNGKVSWNQSSSQPFQSNKGPPRPLRRFFQGLDPRCTANLFLDAECVGENEINNDVCFILKLQTEQQTLQAQSTSNTEIIMHTIMGYFSQRTGLLVKFEDTKLLRMKPVKGKDSVFWETHIESTVEDYRCIGGINIAHGGRTVSTLYRYGGSHNHKQMIEEIWSIEEVDFNIFGLSMDCFLPPSDHEKEHDGAEQTVALS, encoded by the exons ATGAGAAAATTGTGTCCaaattttgaaaaggaaaatggATTGGATACAGTTCTTGAGGTTCCAATTCCAGAGGAAATGTTGACAAATATGGGAACCAATGGGTTCAATCGTTGGCAGAACCTAAAAACTCTAATGAATAATGCTCAAGTTGCTGATAAATCATCATGTTTATCTGCACACACAAATCATGAATTCACCGCATTGCTTAAGCTCATTGGTGCTCCTCTTATTCCTCTTCAGGTTCAATCTGACAATACTTTGACTCGGCCCCTTAGAGATTGTTCCATT GGAGATTCAATTGGAAAATACATAGTACAACAGTATGTAGCAGCAACTGGAGGGCAAGGTGCATTGAATTCATTGAAAAACATGTATGCAATGGGAGAAGTTAGAATAAATGGATCGGATATGCATCAAAGTGCCGATGATAATAGCGTTGGTTCATCAAGAGGCAAAGCTGAAGTAGGAGGTTTTGTGCTATGGCAACAGAATCCAGATTTATGGTGCTTAGAATTGGTTGTCTCTGGTTTCAAAATTACTGCTGGTAGTAATGGAAAAGTATCATGGAACCAATCCTCTTCTCAACCTTTTCAATCAAATAAAGGCCCTCCTAGACCCCTTCGACGCTTCTTTCAG GGGTTGGATCCAAGGTGTACAGCAAACTTGTTCCTAGATGCTGAATGTGTAGGAGAAAACGAAATTAACAACGATGTGTGTTTCATTCTAAAATTACAAACTGAGCAACAAACCCTCCAAGCTCAAAGCACATCAAACACTGAAATTATAATGCACACAATAATGGGATACTTTAGCCAACGGACAGGACTACTTGTCAAATTTGAGGACACCAAATTGCTGAGAATGAAACCTGTTAAAGGAAAAGACTCGGTATTTTGGGAAACACATATCGAGTCTACAGTCGAAGATTATAGATGTATTGGTGGCATTAATATAGCTCATGGTGGGAGGACAGTTTCGACGCTTTATAGGTATGGCGGATCGCATAATCATAAACAAATGATTGAGGAAATATGGAGTATTGAAGAAGTTGATTTCAACATTTTTGGATTGTCTATGGATTGTTTTCTTCCTCCCTCTGATCATGAGAAGGAACATGATGGTGCAGAGCAAACTGTGGCATTGAGTTAG
- the LOC123893590 gene encoding transcription repressor OFP7-like, translated as MSKRFKIKFTIPSFQMCRSDDLSSFPGNPVPAIYRLSPVNSKAHDIGYPDIHDTSPEQQCKVSSKTKKVKSKGRKSTSDVPSRKSEFLMDKINEEESESLISCLSRFSEDHKVHSSSSSGTMDSEVRSGPNYDNKTHLIGTDRRSICSVKKVERVRFQSTIENRRGVETKVMSSRMEEKVRESFALVKKSKDPYEDFKKSMLEMIEEMEMYEAKDLEQLLQCFLALNSRDYHGVIVRAFMEIWQQMFVWNPKSTKNLQTNVQSTDVEK; from the coding sequence ATGTCTAAACGCTTCAAGATAAAATTTACAATACCTTCTTTTCAAATGTGTCGCTCTGATGATCTTTCCTCTTTTCCGGGAAATCCTGTTCCGGCAATATACCGTCTTTCTCCGGTGAACTCCAAAGCACATGACATAGGCTACCCTGACATCCATGATACGTCACCGGAACAACAATGCAAGGTGTCTTCAAAGACCAAGAAAGTGAAATCCAAAGGCCGAAAAAGTACATCTGATGTTCCATCGAGAAAGAGTGAGTTTCTAATGGATAAAATCAATGAAGAAGAAAGTGAAAGTTTGATTTCTTGCTTGTCAAGATTCTCTGAAGACCATAAGGTACATTCTTCGAGTTCATCCGGTACTATGGATAGTGAAGTTAGATCCGGTCCAAATTATGATAATAAAACACATTTAATAGGTACGGATAGAAGGTCGATATGTAGTGTTAAGAAGGTTGAGAGAGTGAGGTTTCAAAGTACGATAGAGAATCGAAGAGGAGTAGAAACAAAGGTTATGTCAAGTAGAATGGAGGAGAAGGTAAGAGAAAGCTTTGCTTTGGTGAAAAAATCAAAGGATCCTTATGAAGACTTCAAGAAGTCAATGCTAGAGATGATAGAAGAGATGGAAATGTATGAGGCTAAGGACTTGGAACAACTATTGCAGTGTTTTTTGGCCTTGAATTCTAGGGATTATCATGGAGTAATTGTGAGAGCTTTCATGGAGATTTGGCAACAAATGTTTGTTTGGAATCCTAAGTCAACTAAAAATCTTCAAACAAATGTTCAAAGTACGGACGTAGAAAAGTAG